Genomic segment of Synechococcus sp. A18-25c:
GGGACGAACTGCTCGAGCATGCGGCTGGAGCACGTGGTGCGGACTCCTTTGGTGCAGAGATTGTCTTTGATGGCAAGAGGAATGCCCGCCAAGGGCGGCAGCTCTTCGCCGGCACTTCGCGCTGCATCGACACGATCCGCATCCGCACGGGCACGATCAGCGGTGACCTCCAGAAAGGCATGAAGACTGGGATCGACCGCCTCGATCCTGGCCAGGTGATGGTCGGTGAGTTCCCGGGCGGACACCTCACCCTTTGCCAATTGCTGACGCCATTCGGCGATCGCCATGGTCAGGATTTTCGTGCAGATGCGACGCTATCAGCCAGGTGCAAAGAACCAGCAACCCTCAGGATGCTGATTCAATGGTGAAGGGCTCGGTGCGTCGGCAGCGCAGCAGGGAATGATCCAGAGATGCAGGAGCTTCCGACTTCAAATCATCCAGAAAGGGGGATAGCTCCCGCTCCAGGGTGGAGCGACGCACGAAGGGACCAAACCAGTACGTGACATCGGGGCTTTGGGTCTGAACCCGTGCCCACCAGGCGAGTCCGAGACCGTTGGCAAGCGATCGCATCGGTCGAGTCAGCGGGCTCATGTCGGAGCAGTGAAGACCTCGACATTGTGCCCTGATTCAGCGTTGGCCGTAACAGGCCAACCAACGCACTTTCAAAACCGCGGTCGTGCGTGGCAGTGGTCGTTACAGATCGACGCTGCCATCAAAGGTCGTGGACACAGCTTCGGTGGGGCGCTCCATCTGCAGATCCACACCGGGATTCGGATCTGCTAAGACCGGCTGTACTGGCGCATCATCCAGGTTGGCCCCT
This window contains:
- a CDS encoding DUF1816 domain-containing protein, producing the protein MSPLTRPMRSLANGLGLAWWARVQTQSPDVTYWFGPFVRRSTLERELSPFLDDLKSEAPASLDHSLLRCRRTEPFTIESAS